Proteins found in one Nitratireductor kimnyeongensis genomic segment:
- a CDS encoding ABC transporter permease — protein MPNSLPRSAGGRLIGGLPALGSVAASIVLWEVYVRLSGISPLVLPAPSRVVEQMGTNRALLWDNTLPTLSATLTGFAFSVSIAFVLSVALDFLPKARRALFPIFVVSQTLPLVAIAPLAVLWFGFGLTPKILLVALVTFFPMLVALVDGYESTDPEIETLMRSMGASRWKVFRAARFPSAMPYFFAGLRISITYAVVAAIFSEYVGARAGLGIVILNAKNSFRPDLMLAAVVVSSTLTLLLFGVSALLQRVLLRWREAGQGQ, from the coding sequence ATGCCGAATAGTCTACCCCGCTCGGCGGGTGGACGGTTGATAGGCGGTCTGCCCGCGCTCGGAAGTGTTGCCGCTTCCATCGTCCTTTGGGAAGTCTACGTCCGGCTGTCGGGCATATCGCCGCTTGTCCTGCCGGCGCCCTCACGTGTCGTGGAACAGATGGGGACGAACCGGGCGCTGCTGTGGGACAACACGCTTCCGACCCTGAGTGCCACGCTGACGGGTTTCGCGTTCTCCGTCAGTATCGCGTTTGTGCTGTCGGTTGCGCTCGATTTTCTGCCGAAAGCGCGGCGCGCGCTGTTCCCGATTTTCGTGGTGAGCCAGACCTTGCCGCTGGTGGCGATCGCACCGCTGGCGGTGTTGTGGTTTGGCTTCGGGCTCACGCCGAAAATCCTGCTCGTTGCGCTTGTCACCTTCTTTCCGATGCTGGTCGCACTGGTGGACGGTTATGAATCAACCGATCCCGAGATCGAAACGCTGATGCGTTCCATGGGGGCATCGCGCTGGAAGGTGTTTCGCGCAGCGCGGTTTCCCTCCGCGATGCCCTATTTCTTTGCAGGCCTCAGAATCTCCATCACCTATGCGGTGGTGGCGGCGATATTTTCCGAATATGTCGGCGCGCGTGCCGGACTTGGGATCGTCATTCTCAATGCCAAGAACAGTTTTCGTCCCGATCTCATGCTGGCAGCCGTGGTCGTGAGTTCGACGCTGACGCTGCTTCTCTTCGGCGTGTCCGCCTTGCTGCAGCGGGTGTTGCTGCGCTGGCGGGAAGCGGGGCAGGGACAATGA
- a CDS encoding ABC transporter ATP-binding protein → MSALELCNVGVRIGETEVLDDVSLSVGQGEFVSILGPSGAGKSTLFRLLTGALEPDRGAIMLDGSALKRDGRTFAFMPQRDALMPWRRIIDNVILGLEVQGVSRTEARARALPLFAEFGLAGFEERYPAELSGGMRQRAALLRTVIQARPIQLLDEPFGALDALTRAQMQRWLEDRWRAARWTTLLVTHDVREAVALSDRIYVLSRRPARVISEVVIRAPRPRLGSALPAEARAQEEELLHTLLNQTGE, encoded by the coding sequence ATGAGCGCTCTGGAACTGTGCAATGTGGGTGTCAGGATTGGTGAGACAGAGGTTCTAGACGATGTGTCTCTGTCGGTGGGGCAGGGGGAGTTCGTTTCCATTCTCGGCCCCTCGGGTGCCGGCAAATCGACGCTGTTTCGCCTGCTCACCGGCGCGCTTGAACCCGATCGTGGGGCAATCATGCTGGATGGGTCAGCGCTGAAACGCGACGGCAGGACCTTCGCCTTCATGCCGCAGCGCGATGCGCTGATGCCGTGGCGGCGCATCATCGACAATGTGATCCTCGGGCTTGAGGTGCAGGGCGTGTCGCGCACCGAAGCGCGCGCACGAGCACTGCCGCTCTTTGCCGAATTCGGACTGGCGGGTTTCGAGGAGCGGTATCCGGCAGAACTTTCGGGCGGGATGCGCCAGAGGGCTGCATTGCTGCGAACGGTCATACAGGCGCGGCCCATTCAGCTTCTGGACGAACCCTTCGGCGCGCTCGATGCGCTGACGCGCGCGCAGATGCAGCGCTGGCTGGAAGACCGTTGGCGTGCTGCCCGCTGGACCACGCTGCTTGTCACGCACGATGTGCGGGAGGCGGTGGCGCTTTCCGACCGCATCTATGTGCTGTCGCGTCGTCCTGCCCGCGTGATTTCGGAAGTGGTTATCCGCGCCCCGCGCCCGCGCCTCGGTTCGGCTCTGCCGGCCGAAGCGCGCGCGCAGGAAGAAGAGCTTTTGCACACCTTGCTCAATCAGACAGGAGAATGA
- a CDS encoding ABC transporter substrate-binding protein: MKRLIAAALMLGALALPAMAQERLSVALDWTPNTNHVGLYVAQAKGWFNEAGLDVEILPYTDTSSGTLVATGVAELGILSSVGFYSQRATGADLTVVMAVMQHETGRLVFNGERENIQRPADLDGMTYAGFGSAWEQALISTIIQNDGGKGEFETVTLGTSAYEALANGTVDFTLEVSTWEGVNSVLLNRPQRAFRYADYGVPDQHTTYLGANGTWLKDNAQIAEAFVQAAQRGYAFAAENPEEAAEMLIAETGGMLSNPELVRASMKAIVDGGYLQDEGEPVGLIDADMFGNITKFMFEAGVMRDPDGKRLKEMPDVSTWFSNAFLKR, translated from the coding sequence ATGAAACGCCTGATAGCCGCCGCCCTGATGCTGGGCGCGCTGGCACTGCCTGCAATGGCGCAGGAACGCTTGAGTGTTGCGCTGGACTGGACGCCCAATACCAACCATGTGGGGCTGTATGTTGCGCAGGCGAAGGGCTGGTTCAACGAAGCCGGCCTCGATGTGGAGATTCTCCCTTACACGGATACCTCGTCTGGCACGCTGGTGGCGACGGGTGTCGCTGAACTCGGCATTCTGAGCTCCGTCGGGTTCTACAGCCAGCGCGCTACGGGTGCCGACCTAACGGTGGTCATGGCGGTCATGCAGCATGAGACGGGTCGCCTGGTCTTCAATGGGGAGCGTGAGAACATTCAGCGTCCTGCCGACCTCGATGGCATGACCTATGCGGGTTTTGGTAGCGCATGGGAGCAGGCGCTCATCTCAACGATCATCCAGAACGATGGTGGCAAGGGTGAGTTCGAGACCGTCACGCTCGGCACGTCTGCCTATGAGGCGCTTGCCAATGGGACGGTGGATTTCACGCTTGAGGTGAGCACATGGGAGGGGGTGAACTCGGTGCTTCTCAACCGGCCGCAGCGCGCATTTCGGTATGCCGATTATGGCGTGCCCGATCAGCACACCACCTATCTGGGGGCAAATGGCACCTGGCTAAAGGACAATGCCCAGATCGCTGAAGCTTTTGTGCAGGCCGCACAGCGCGGCTACGCATTTGCCGCTGAAAACCCGGAGGAAGCAGCGGAGATGCTGATCGCCGAAACTGGCGGCATGCTCTCCAATCCCGAACTGGTGCGGGCCTCGATGAAGGCCATCGTGGATGGCGGCTATCTTCAGGACGAAGGCGAGCCGGTGGGGCTGATCGACGCCGACATGTTTGGCAACATCACGAAATTCATGTTCGAAGCCGGTGTAATGCGCGATCCAGATGGTAAGCGCCTTAAGGAAATGCCGGATGTCTCGACCTGGTTCAGCAATGCATTCTTGAAGCGTTAG
- a CDS encoding ABC transporter substrate-binding protein encodes MKHLIAASVAFATAMAAGMSAANAQETIKIGALYNVTGGMSSLDGPSLKGAQLAVKQINADGGLLGQQIELIAPDGKTDQQETAKAAQRLISEGVVAGIGESDTTFVMAGAPLFQEAGIPFVTSGATHPELPQWVGDYMFMAPFGDDDQSYAIADYAYDKLGARKVAVWTDNSMDFTKALSKFFVERFEERGGEIIGTDSFMMGDTDFSAQIARLASIDPAPDAVFVSAIPSEAGLSVKQIREQGITMPIVSGDGFDTELVSTVPGPELANDVYFSTHTYRADDREEVKKFIADYKAEYGIDPENAFAPLGYDALMLVADAIRRAESAEPAKIRDALAETRGFKGVTGEISYTRETMVPPKPVSLISVQNGKYSVEEIWEPETN; translated from the coding sequence ATGAAACACTTGATTGCCGCATCGGTGGCCTTTGCCACCGCCATGGCCGCTGGCATGAGCGCCGCCAACGCGCAGGAAACCATCAAGATCGGCGCGCTTTACAACGTGACCGGCGGTATGTCGTCACTCGACGGTCCATCGCTCAAGGGCGCGCAACTCGCCGTCAAGCAGATCAATGCCGATGGCGGTCTTCTGGGTCAGCAGATCGAGTTGATCGCGCCGGACGGAAAGACGGATCAGCAGGAAACGGCGAAGGCTGCACAGCGCCTCATTTCAGAGGGCGTGGTGGCCGGCATCGGCGAGTCCGACACCACTTTCGTCATGGCCGGTGCACCGCTGTTCCAGGAAGCAGGCATCCCGTTCGTCACGTCTGGCGCAACACATCCCGAGCTTCCCCAGTGGGTTGGCGATTACATGTTCATGGCGCCGTTCGGCGACGATGATCAGTCATACGCCATTGCCGACTATGCCTATGACAAGCTCGGCGCCCGCAAGGTCGCGGTCTGGACCGACAATTCCATGGACTTCACCAAGGCGCTCAGCAAGTTCTTCGTCGAGCGCTTTGAAGAGCGCGGCGGTGAGATCATCGGCACAGACAGCTTCATGATGGGCGACACGGATTTCTCCGCGCAGATCGCGCGTCTTGCCTCCATCGATCCCGCACCCGATGCGGTTTTCGTTTCGGCGATCCCGTCTGAGGCCGGCCTCTCTGTCAAGCAGATCCGCGAGCAGGGCATCACCATGCCGATCGTGTCCGGTGATGGTTTCGATACCGAACTGGTGTCCACCGTACCTGGACCGGAGCTTGCCAATGATGTCTATTTCTCCACCCACACCTATCGTGCCGATGACCGCGAAGAGGTGAAGAAGTTCATCGCCGACTACAAGGCCGAATACGGGATTGACCCCGAAAACGCATTTGCTCCGCTAGGCTATGACGCACTGATGCTGGTCGCGGACGCGATCCGCCGGGCCGAGTCTGCAGAGCCGGCTAAGATCCGCGACGCTCTTGCCGAGACGCGCGGCTTCAAGGGTGTGACAGGCGAGATCAGCTACACGCGCGAGACCATGGTGCCGCCGAAGCCGGTATCGCTCATCAGCGTGCAAAATGGCAAATACTCGGTCGAGGAAATCTGGGAACCCGAGACCAACTGA
- a CDS encoding MurR/RpiR family transcriptional regulator produces the protein MNVLEDLRRALPELSSREARAARHLIANYPMAGLTTVAEFAEQSGVSTATVLRLVKRLGFPVYAEFQEALRSHIEESLQSPLLRFGERKVRDEATDKSYLARTSDRMAEYFSSLPDLIPEKEFDRAAALLADPKRDIHLLGGRYSSHVARYMGDLLSAIRGRVHPVSGQTQTWPQFLLDMGRGSVLVVLDVRRYQDDVVQFTHAASKRGAIVILLTDIWQSPAARSADLVLTFPVESPSIFDVLTVGMGVAEALVGAAASKADTAGRTRFETLEDLRSRLAEGTFGEERGKSKRK, from the coding sequence ATGAACGTGTTGGAGGATCTGCGGCGGGCCCTGCCCGAACTCAGCAGCCGCGAAGCGCGCGCCGCCCGGCACCTAATCGCCAATTATCCGATGGCCGGCCTGACCACGGTTGCCGAATTTGCCGAACAGAGCGGTGTCAGCACGGCAACGGTCCTGCGTCTGGTCAAGCGTCTTGGCTTTCCCGTCTATGCGGAATTTCAGGAAGCGTTGCGAAGCCATATAGAAGAGAGCCTGCAATCGCCGCTTCTCCGTTTCGGGGAGCGGAAGGTGCGCGACGAGGCCACCGACAAATCGTATCTAGCGCGCACCAGTGATCGGATGGCCGAGTATTTCAGCAGCCTGCCCGACCTCATTCCGGAAAAGGAATTCGATAGGGCGGCAGCTCTGCTGGCAGACCCCAAGCGCGACATCCATTTGCTTGGCGGACGTTATTCCTCCCATGTGGCGCGTTATATGGGCGATTTGCTTTCGGCAATACGTGGACGCGTTCACCCGGTCAGCGGTCAGACGCAGACCTGGCCGCAGTTCCTGCTCGACATGGGCAGGGGCAGCGTTCTGGTGGTGCTGGATGTGCGCCGATACCAAGACGATGTGGTGCAGTTCACCCATGCTGCGTCCAAGCGCGGCGCCATAGTCATTCTCCTGACCGATATCTGGCAATCGCCGGCCGCCCGTTCGGCTGACCTCGTTTTGACCTTTCCGGTGGAATCGCCGTCGATCTTCGACGTCCTGACCGTCGGAATGGGGGTTGCCGAAGCGCTCGTGGGCGCCGCGGCAAGCAAGGCGGACACAGCCGGTCGCACACGCTTCGAGACACTCGAGGATCTGCGGAGCAGGCTTGCGGAAGGCACGTTCGGTGAGGAACGGGGCAAATCAAAACGGAAATGA
- a CDS encoding glutamine synthetase family protein, with amino-acid sequence MKREEIIMLCTADLAGQVRGKGFPASDLDTRLRKGIGWTPTNCMITAHGPIAPTPWGPYGDTVLTPDPATRVRVDFGPDAAASHFMMGDIMNLDGTAWSVCPRGFLKRMLRELEERHGLRIKAAFEHEFMLEGMEERPNASYALDSFRRQGQFAETYLGALKEAGLEIDTFMPEYGPMQYEVTVGPADDERSADHAIAVREIARAVAQHFGHRASFTPILRPDAVGNGVHIHFGLLDAESGAPVNHDASAPNAVSAKAASFLSGILSLMPAITAVTAASTISYLRLTPDRWSAAYNNLGERDREAGLRICPVFPGAGVDIAKQFHFEFRAADAAASPYMVLGALVAAGLHGLDAGLPEPQVCRKPPQHMTESDRQALGVVRLPQSLQAALDLFEGEAALRPLFGEELVSAYLAHKRFEAELMKELSPEDQCAKYRQAY; translated from the coding sequence ATGAAACGCGAAGAAATCATCATGTTGTGCACCGCGGATCTGGCCGGACAGGTCCGGGGCAAGGGGTTCCCGGCTTCGGATCTGGACACGCGGCTGCGCAAGGGGATCGGCTGGACGCCCACCAACTGCATGATCACCGCGCATGGCCCGATCGCGCCGACGCCCTGGGGACCTTATGGCGATACGGTGCTTACCCCCGACCCGGCCACGCGTGTACGTGTCGATTTCGGCCCGGATGCAGCTGCCAGCCACTTCATGATGGGCGACATCATGAACCTGGATGGCACGGCTTGGAGTGTGTGTCCGAGGGGATTTCTCAAGCGGATGCTGCGTGAATTGGAGGAGCGGCACGGGCTGCGGATCAAGGCGGCTTTCGAGCACGAATTCATGCTGGAAGGCATGGAGGAGCGCCCGAATGCGAGCTACGCGCTCGATTCCTTCCGCCGCCAGGGGCAGTTTGCCGAGACTTATCTGGGTGCACTCAAGGAAGCGGGTCTGGAGATCGACACGTTCATGCCTGAATATGGGCCCATGCAATACGAAGTAACGGTCGGGCCGGCCGATGATGAACGCTCGGCCGATCACGCTATCGCCGTGCGCGAGATTGCGCGGGCCGTCGCCCAGCATTTCGGTCACCGGGCCAGCTTCACCCCGATCCTGCGACCGGATGCCGTGGGCAATGGCGTTCACATTCATTTCGGCCTCCTCGACGCCGAGAGCGGCGCGCCGGTCAACCACGATGCTTCAGCCCCGAATGCGGTCTCTGCAAAAGCGGCCAGCTTCCTGTCGGGTATCCTCTCGCTGATGCCCGCTATCACGGCGGTAACCGCTGCTTCGACCATTTCCTATCTGCGCCTGACGCCGGATCGCTGGAGTGCGGCTTATAACAATCTGGGCGAGCGCGACCGCGAGGCCGGCCTGCGCATATGCCCCGTGTTTCCCGGCGCGGGCGTCGACATCGCAAAGCAGTTCCATTTCGAATTCCGTGCGGCGGATGCGGCGGCCAGCCCCTACATGGTGCTGGGCGCGCTGGTGGCCGCCGGCCTTCACGGCCTGGATGCAGGCTTGCCCGAGCCTCAGGTCTGTCGCAAGCCGCCCCAGCATATGACGGAAAGCGACCGGCAGGCGCTGGGCGTTGTCAGATTGCCGCAATCTCTGCAGGCCGCGCTCGACCTCTTCGAAGGCGAGGCGGCGTTACGTCCGCTTTTCGGGGAGGAGCTGGTTTCGGCTTATCTCGCACACAAGCGGTTCGAGGCAGAGCTGATGAAAGAACTTTCGCCCGAAGACCAATGCGCGAAGTATCGGCAGGCCTATTGA
- a CDS encoding cysteine hydrolase family protein, whose protein sequence is MSAPRQRDVYETRAQPLRPERVGLLVIDVQNWVMDEANRQPRPEFYDAARSQVIPNIARLIDASRTHGVEVIYTVMENFTEDGRDRSLDYKLSNFFIPKGSLDAKVIDEVAPQGDEMVIPKTSSSLFNSTNFEYLIRNIGLDTITVTGFLTDQCVDHTIRDGADRGFHMICVSDGCATDTQARHDAALNAFKGYCRMETTDSLIAAMKRDFA, encoded by the coding sequence ATGAGCGCACCGCGCCAAAGGGATGTTTACGAGACGCGGGCGCAGCCGCTGCGCCCGGAGCGCGTCGGACTTCTGGTCATCGATGTCCAGAACTGGGTGATGGACGAGGCAAACCGCCAGCCGCGCCCCGAGTTCTACGACGCTGCCCGGAGTCAGGTCATTCCCAACATTGCAAGGCTCATAGATGCGTCCCGCACCCATGGCGTTGAAGTGATCTACACGGTGATGGAGAACTTCACCGAAGACGGACGCGACCGCAGTCTCGACTACAAGCTGTCGAACTTCTTCATTCCCAAGGGATCGTTGGATGCAAAGGTGATCGATGAGGTTGCCCCGCAAGGCGACGAGATGGTCATACCCAAAACCTCCTCGAGCCTCTTCAACTCGACAAACTTCGAGTATCTGATCCGCAATATAGGGCTCGACACGATCACCGTGACGGGGTTCCTGACCGATCAGTGTGTGGACCATACAATCCGCGACGGTGCCGATCGCGGTTTTCACATGATCTGCGTTTCCGATGGTTGCGCGACCGACACGCAGGCGCGGCATGACGCGGCGCTCAACGCGTTCAAGGGCTATTGCCGCATGGAGACCACGGACAGCCTGATTGCCGCGATGAAACGCGATTTCGCCTGA
- a CDS encoding branched-chain amino acid ABC transporter permease, giving the protein MQTSPQTTSVTETASAPATPRSGFVAAIVTVIAAAAAVWAAQQGLNSYLVTLLALLFINAALAVSLTLTNGLTGLFSLGHPAFMTIGAYVAAILTFSARRKGSMLPGLPDWLASTELSMFPALLIAGLVGGLVALAIGWAVLRLKGHYLAVATLGLIIVVQGLATNWDGITRGGAGLSGLPRHVNIWWALGFLVIVVAITWRIKYSSLGRAMMAVRENELAASCSGINAARLKILAFVIGAVMAAMAGALLAHLISVVTPKTYSVLLAFNIVVMVVIGGSGSITGAVVAATAITVLSEALRPVEESIGLYGMSQVIVALCLIVVLYLKPGGLFGSGEPAFVRRLFSGRKTQ; this is encoded by the coding sequence ATGCAGACCAGCCCGCAGACCACATCCGTGACGGAAACCGCATCGGCTCCGGCAACGCCCCGCAGCGGCTTCGTTGCTGCCATTGTGACCGTCATTGCAGCCGCTGCGGCTGTCTGGGCCGCGCAGCAGGGGCTGAACAGTTATCTCGTCACACTGCTCGCGCTTCTGTTCATCAATGCGGCGCTCGCCGTCTCCCTGACACTGACCAATGGTCTCACCGGACTGTTCTCGCTCGGGCATCCCGCGTTTATGACGATTGGAGCCTATGTGGCCGCGATTCTGACCTTCTCTGCGCGGCGCAAGGGATCGATGCTGCCGGGACTGCCCGACTGGCTGGCTTCGACGGAACTTTCCATGTTCCCTGCCCTGCTGATCGCGGGCCTGGTCGGTGGACTGGTGGCGCTGGCCATCGGCTGGGCCGTGTTGCGTCTCAAGGGGCACTATCTCGCGGTTGCAACGCTGGGGCTCATCATCGTTGTGCAGGGTCTCGCCACCAATTGGGATGGCATCACGCGTGGCGGCGCGGGCCTCAGTGGCCTGCCGCGTCATGTGAACATCTGGTGGGCGCTGGGCTTCCTTGTCATCGTTGTCGCGATCACTTGGCGGATCAAATATTCCTCGCTCGGACGTGCGATGATGGCGGTGCGGGAGAATGAGCTCGCTGCCTCCTGCAGCGGCATCAATGCCGCGCGATTGAAGATCCTTGCCTTTGTGATCGGTGCCGTCATGGCGGCCATGGCAGGCGCTTTGCTGGCCCATCTCATCAGTGTGGTCACACCGAAAACCTATTCCGTCCTGCTTGCTTTCAACATCGTGGTGATGGTCGTGATCGGCGGATCGGGCAGCATCACCGGGGCAGTGGTTGCGGCAACGGCCATCACGGTTCTCTCCGAGGCGCTGCGCCCGGTGGAAGAAAGCATCGGCCTCTATGGCATGAGCCAGGTCATCGTCGCGCTCTGCTTGATCGTTGTTCTCTATCTCAAGCCGGGCGGGTTGTTCGGTAGCGGCGAACCCGCTTTCGTGCGGCGCCTCTTCAGCGGAAGGAAAACGCAATGA
- a CDS encoding branched-chain amino acid ABC transporter permease: MSQYLFQQIINGLALGSLYALVAIGFSMIYGIVRLINFAHGDLVMIGAFSTLALVTAGVPWPLILVFVLAIGAIAGMTIETIVFRPIRGSSQVTGFIATLAVSIAIQNSALMILSGQPRNFLFPAFMRQRVGFGGVNASLTDIAIIVLTLFLIGGLFLVVYRTRLGRAMRATAENLTAARLMGVAVNRTILAAFAIGSALAAVSGLFWGGKFGQIDPLLGFVPGLKAFVACVIGGVGSIGGAMMGGYILGLSEVLFVGLLPQEFSGYRDTFVFLLLIVILLVRPSGLFVRQTEERA; this comes from the coding sequence ATGAGCCAGTATCTGTTTCAGCAGATTATCAACGGGCTGGCGCTTGGCAGTCTCTACGCCCTTGTCGCCATCGGCTTTTCGATGATCTACGGCATCGTTCGGCTGATCAATTTCGCCCATGGCGATCTCGTGATGATCGGTGCTTTCTCTACTCTGGCACTCGTAACCGCCGGTGTGCCCTGGCCGCTGATTCTCGTTTTCGTTCTCGCAATCGGCGCCATCGCCGGCATGACCATTGAAACCATCGTCTTCCGCCCAATACGCGGCTCGAGCCAGGTGACGGGCTTTATCGCGACCCTCGCAGTCTCCATTGCCATTCAAAACAGCGCGCTGATGATCCTCTCTGGGCAGCCGAGGAATTTCCTCTTCCCCGCCTTCATGCGTCAGCGGGTGGGTTTCGGCGGTGTGAACGCATCGCTGACGGACATCGCCATCATCGTTCTGACGCTTTTTCTCATCGGCGGCCTGTTCCTCGTGGTCTATCGAACGCGGCTCGGGAGAGCGATGCGCGCAACCGCCGAGAACCTGACGGCAGCCCGTCTGATGGGCGTTGCGGTGAACCGAACCATCCTCGCAGCCTTCGCCATTGGCAGCGCGCTTGCCGCTGTTTCGGGCCTTTTCTGGGGTGGCAAATTCGGGCAGATCGATCCGCTTCTCGGCTTCGTGCCGGGCCTCAAGGCTTTTGTCGCCTGCGTGATTGGCGGTGTCGGATCGATCGGCGGAGCAATGATGGGCGGGTATATTCTCGGTCTTTCGGAAGTTCTGTTCGTCGGCCTTCTGCCGCAGGAATTCTCCGGCTATCGGGATACATTCGTCTTCCTGCTTTTGATCGTGATCCTGCTGGTTCGCCCCTCCGGCCTGTTCGTTCGCCAGACCGAGGAGCGCGCCTGA
- a CDS encoding ABC transporter ATP-binding protein produces the protein MLEVRDLNVYRGATHVLKGVSFDVRQGQLAALIGANGAGKSTTLLTLSGLLRPRSGSALLHTEGETLDLTRLSSEKIVRAGLIHCPEGRQIFQSLSVAENLDMGAYAQRDRAEVRRTMEEVHTLFPILAERANVAAGSLSGGEQMMVAIGRALLAKPKMLLLDEPSLGLAPLVVETIFDVIQRLKSTGVTILLIEQNAAMALEIADSAYVMENGNIVLSGTGKELASNDRVRQSYLGVAA, from the coding sequence ATGCTTGAGGTGCGCGATCTCAATGTCTATCGCGGCGCGACCCATGTGCTGAAAGGTGTATCTTTCGATGTACGACAAGGCCAGCTCGCGGCTTTGATCGGCGCCAATGGCGCAGGCAAATCGACCACGCTTCTCACGCTCTCGGGCCTTCTGCGCCCGCGTTCGGGCAGCGCTTTGCTGCACACCGAAGGTGAGACGTTGGATCTTACCCGGCTGTCATCGGAGAAGATCGTGCGCGCTGGTCTGATCCACTGCCCGGAAGGACGGCAGATTTTCCAGTCGCTCAGCGTCGCCGAAAACCTCGACATGGGTGCCTACGCGCAGCGAGACCGCGCAGAGGTGCGCCGCACGATGGAGGAGGTACACACGCTCTTCCCCATTCTGGCAGAGCGGGCCAATGTCGCTGCTGGCTCACTTTCAGGCGGGGAGCAGATGATGGTGGCCATTGGGAGAGCGCTCCTTGCCAAGCCAAAGATGCTGTTGCTCGACGAGCCATCCCTCGGACTTGCGCCCCTGGTCGTCGAGACGATTTTTGACGTTATCCAACGGTTGAAATCCACCGGCGTCACCATCCTCCTGATCGAACAGAATGCAGCCATGGCGCTTGAGATTGCCGACAGCGCCTATGTCATGGAAAACGGAAACATCGTCTTGTCGGGAACCGGTAAAGAACTCGCCAGCAATGACCGTGTACGCCAGTCCTATCTGGGGGTAGCGGCATGA
- a CDS encoding ABC transporter ATP-binding protein, producing the protein MSDTPVIEALGLAKRFGGLLAVDGYDLRLGRGDLVGLIGPNGAGKTTAFNLLTGVLKPSAGSISVSGKDMTGQPPHRMAHAGLARTFQNIRLFEDLSVLENVMCGGHMRHSASTLATMFQLPSFWRSEETLRQMSRDIVDRIGLSAFAQQRAGDLSYGDQRRVEIGRALAGEPAALLLDEPAAGLNPSETSNLVSFIRQVNAEFGIAILVVEHDMHLVMGLCDRIQVLNRGKLIAEGSPQEVQKDPAVIEAYLGTGRKEKTHA; encoded by the coding sequence GTGAGTGACACGCCGGTTATCGAGGCCTTGGGCCTTGCGAAACGGTTTGGCGGGCTCTTGGCCGTCGATGGATATGATTTGCGGCTCGGCAGGGGAGATCTTGTCGGGCTTATTGGACCGAACGGAGCGGGCAAGACAACGGCGTTTAATCTTCTGACCGGTGTGCTCAAACCTTCAGCCGGGAGCATTTCTGTCTCGGGAAAGGATATGACAGGGCAGCCGCCTCACCGGATGGCCCACGCCGGCCTTGCCCGAACATTTCAAAACATTCGCCTGTTCGAGGATCTGAGCGTGCTCGAGAATGTCATGTGCGGTGGTCACATGCGCCACTCGGCGAGCACGCTGGCAACCATGTTTCAACTACCGTCCTTCTGGCGCTCGGAAGAGACGCTGCGTCAGATGAGCCGCGACATCGTTGATCGGATTGGCCTGAGCGCCTTTGCGCAGCAGCGAGCGGGCGACCTTTCCTATGGCGACCAGCGGCGAGTCGAGATTGGGCGCGCCCTCGCCGGAGAACCCGCAGCACTGCTTCTTGACGAGCCTGCAGCAGGGCTGAACCCTTCCGAAACGAGTAATCTCGTCTCCTTCATTCGTCAGGTCAATGCGGAATTCGGCATAGCCATCCTGGTGGTGGAACACGATATGCATCTGGTCATGGGGCTGTGTGACCGCATTCAGGTTCTGAACCGCGGCAAACTCATAGCAGAAGGCTCCCCGCAGGAGGTTCAGAAGGATCCGGCGGTCATCGAGGCCTATCTCGGCACCGGACGCAAGGAGAAGACCCATGCTTGA